One Megalopta genalis isolate 19385.01 chromosome 5, iyMegGena1_principal, whole genome shotgun sequence DNA window includes the following coding sequences:
- the LOC117221051 gene encoding coiled-coil-helix-coiled-coil-helix domain-containing protein 7 gives MTKISPEGTQQKEHDSAARIPKRDQEIDNPCLQEHLLSLKCLDDNEYVQKRCEPYFENYKICKMFWRNVKKDRRLKGIKPELPLPEDRRKVKAEYIKTFVPE, from the exons ATGACTAAAATAAGTCCCGAAGGGACCCAACAGAAAGAACATGACTCGGCGGCAAGGATCCCCAAAAGGGACCAAGAAATAGACAATCCTTGTCTGCAG GAACATTTATTGTCTTTGAAGTGCCTCGACGATAACGAATACGTGCAGAAGAGGTGCGAGCCTTACTTCGAGAACTACAAAATATGCAAGATGTTTTGG AGAAATGTTAAGAAGGATCGGAGATTGAAGGGTATCAAACCGGAACTCCCTTTGCCGGAGGATCGAAGAAAAGTGAAAGCAGAGTACATAAAGACATTTGTGCCAGAATAG
- the LOC117221048 gene encoding uncharacterized protein LOC117221048 has protein sequence MKRRQRRPVLELNQSQAGSHGDHVQNKRKQAPLDYHGPNVPGNPLANLLCHYNSDSDTEDTKKDVCKLDDQVNNFLKEIQLIAPKQPIANEFGNAVINSNAQLPHHISQQASMWRECIDESSGYPYYWHIETNEVTWEMPEELRYMKNNIKASPAMKPHSMQDSHWVDFSAVAYQSHENIPEGMIPREVVARNRNRYIHNETAKKQEPPADQDVANTSDTMDNESDDGKIEMITSYGSEESDSDTADEGQSKDEPVTGSTAEPLNPNLTATSKAEAFISTATVKHPQLLKASQALDQDSRDSSDNPKSDGSDAKSVEEKDAKYLKNQVKEPEECVERLSDGRPAKDLKAGVTDGVNKSNPGADFDFRVSLVPGYDEDSDPEEEPEVRQERKALFPIPQTEESTDSATSRSHRIPESNDTDGNGDRRNVQEPDNEVSEKGDSGEESVLKPEDDGQKANKFLDNLHGRSKFFQRKKRIAFDVPSTKKKPADKDEAKPEPEIQQEETSTSDSAERTDETRSEHQEDAVNVTPEDKTEDAVDPAAESGKVEEETVAPIETTADAKEDEGEVALLSQIILEKLKFLSEGKPTVSPVQMMSIQLQTLFVAWEGGYLEKSYLRRWLTETSHELERLEQDAAPPGWLCQWDRSHKRYYYQNTATGVTQWIYPDTGIAGGAEEMEICSTPPPMEQDEMIATAAEEEGLKPKPKKQPEDNDAADDAGPRNSDVEAPPPPQISNPSPPPPPRIYGNDMKKDKRKRDKGSDTLDSKKQRKEGATIADVNHLETAVIPSHSATALSPQATALTNIASVTNVEPLPPGVDLTEAPYELPALKRIIYGAVQTQGSALYDAAARDPTVPILGHPAAIVQEHYLQYPAYQHLHSPAALVLPHKHGVQPTIQIIPDYTPIYTNHKVIEKPPIKTAKESLVSALDSFYSDIARIESSRPEKAPQRQDTVTTESSLPVEEAKVDMDLEALHSEATMKEKKKKKARIGISKKHKEVSSMVAKWQKVQQNFENT, from the exons ATGAAGCGGCGTCAAAGAAGACCTGTTTTGGAACTGAATCAATCGCAGGCTGGCTCGCACGGCGATCATGTACAAA ATAAACGAAAACAGGCTCCACTCGATTACCATGGGCCGAATGTACCCGGAAATCCACTGGCAAATTTACTTTGCCATTACAACTCTGACAGCGATACTGAGGATACCAAGAAGGACGTTTGCAAGTTAGATGACCAGGTCAATAACTTCCTTAAA GAAATACAGCTAATCGCACCCAAACAGCCGATAGCAAATGAGTTTGGTAACGCTGTCATAAACTCTAATGCCCAGTTGCCACACCATATCAGCCAGCAAGcgtcga TGTGGAGAGAGTGCATAGACGAATCTTCTGGCTACCCATACTACTGGCACATAGAGACCAACGAGGTAACATGGGAAATGCCAGAGGAATTGCGGTACATGAAGAACAACATTAAAGCAAGCCCAGCCATGAAACCTCATTCCATGCAAGACTCTCATTGGGTCGATTTCTCCGCCGTCGCAT ACCAATCGCACGAAAACATACCGGAAGGTATGATACCAAGAGAAGTGGTGGCTCGAAATCGTAATAGGTACATTCACAACGAGACCGCCAAGAAACAGGAGCCGCCGGCCGATCAGGACGTCGCGAACACGTCTGACACGATGGACAACGAGTCCGACGACGG AAAAATCGAGATGATAACGTCTTACGGATCCGAAGAGAGTGACTCGGACACCGCGGACGAAGGCCAATCGAAGGACGAGCCTGTAACAGGGTCTACGGCTGAACCGCTCAACCCAAATTTGACGGCAACATCGAAAGCCGAAGCATTCATCTCGACCGCGACTGTGAAACACCCCCAATTGCTGAAGGCGTCGCAGGCGTTGGACCAGGACTCTCGAGACTCCTCGGATAATCCGAAGTCAGATGGTTCGGATGCAAAGTCTGTTGAAGAGAAGGACGCGAAATACTTGAAGAACCAAGTGAAAGAGCCCGAGGAATGCGTCGAGAGGCTTAGCGACGGCCGACCTGCTAAGGACCTTAAGGCTGGGGTGACGGATGGTGTTAACAAAAGCAACCCTGGCGCCGATTTCGACTTCCGCGTGTCCCTGGTACCCGGTTACGACGAGGATTCCGACCCTGAGGAGGAGCCCGAGGTCAGGCAGGAGAGGAAGGCTCTGTTCCCAATCCCCCAAACAGAAGAATCGACGGACAGCGCCACCTCGAGGTCGCATCGGATACCAGAGAGCAACGACACCGACGGCAACGGCGACAGGAGAAACGTTCAGGAGCCAGACAACGAAGTCTCCGAGAAAGGGGACAGCGGCGAGGAGTCGGTTTTAAAGCCGGAGGACGACGGACAGAAAGCGAACAAGTTTTTGGACAACCTGCACGGCAGGAGCAAGTTCTTCCAAAGGAAGAAGCGGATCGCGTTCGATG TCCCATCCACGAAGAAGAAGCCGGCGGACAAGGACGAGGCGAAACCGGAGCCCGAGATACAACAGGAGGAGACAAGCACGTCCGACAGTGCAGAAAGGACCGATGAAACCCGAAGCGAGCATCAGGAGGATGCGGTTAATGTAACGCCTGAAGATAAGACAGAGGATGCTGTGGATCCCGCGGCGGAGTCTGGTAAAGTCGAAGAAGAGACCGTAGCGCCGATCGAGACAACTGCCGACGCAAAGGAGGACGAGGGAGAAGTGGCGCTGCTGTCGCAGATCATTCTTGAGAAACTGAAGTTTCTGTCCGAGGGGAAGCCCACTGTGTCCCCGGTACAGATGATGTCTATCCAGCTTCAG ACATTGTTTGTGGCGTGGGAAGGAGGTTACTTAGAAAAGAGTTACTTGCGTAGGTGGTTGACTGAGACCAGTCACGAACTGGAACGCTTGGAACAAGACGCGGCACCACCGGGATGGCTTTGTCAGTGGGATAG GTCGCATAAACGATATTATTACCAGAACACTGCCACCGGAGTGACCCAATGGATCTATCCGGACACTGGTATCGCCGGTGGCGCGGAGGAAATGGAGATTTGCTCGACGCCTCCACCGATGGAACAGGACGAGATGATTGCCACAG CAGCGGAAGAGGAAGGACTGAAGCCAAAACCAAAGAAGCAACCGGAAGACAACGACGCGGCCGACGACGCAGGGCCAAGGAATTCTGACGTGGAagctccgccgccgccgcagatCTCCAACCCGAGCCCGCCTCCGCCGCCGAGAATATATGGGAACGACATGAAAAAGGACAAAAGGAAACGGGACAAGGGCAGCGACACCTTGGACAGTAAAAAGCAACGAAAAG AGGGTGCAACGATCGCGGATGTGAACCACCTGGAGACCGCAGTGATACCTTCGCATTCGGCAACCGCGCTCTCGCCACAAGCCACCGCCCTTACGAATATAGCGAGCGTGACCAACGTAGAGCCCCTGCCACCTGGCGTCGACTTGACGGAAGCGCCTTACGAATTGCCAGCCTTGAAGAGGATCATATACGGTGCTGTACAGACTCAGGGTAGTGCGTTGTACGATGCTGCTGCCAGGGACCCAACGGTTCCCATCTTGGGTCACCCGGCAGCCATAGTGCAGGAGCACTACCTTCAGTATCCAGCTTACCAGCACTTGCATTCT CCTGCAGCCTTAGTACTTCCCCACAAGCACGGCGTGCAGCCGACGATCCAGATCATACCGGACTACACGCCGATCTACACGAACCACAAGGTGATCGAGAAACCACCCATCAAGACGGCCAAAGAATCCCTGGTGTCCGCGCTGGACTCGTTCTACAGCGACATCGCCCGTATCGAGAGCAGCCGACCGGAGAAAGCGCCCCAGAGACAAGACACCGTGACGACAGAGTCGTCTTTGCCAGTCGAGGAAGCTAAGGTGGACATGGACCTGGAGGCTCTGCACTCTGAAGCTACCatgaaggagaagaagaaaaagaag GCGAGGATCGGGATTAGCAAGAAACATAAGGAGGTCTCCAGCATGGTAGCCAAGTGGCAGAAGGTGCAACAGAACTTTGAGAACACTTAG